The following coding sequences lie in one Streptomyces albofaciens JCM 4342 genomic window:
- a CDS encoding lipopolysaccharide biosynthesis protein — protein MSDTTTRTEERTDRNPAGGGRKRLFGGRGPGGGGGGGGGSPLFRNAYALMLNTGISGLLGLGFWLVAARYYTESAVGQGSAAIAAMKLLAGLTSLTLTGALARYIPVAGRTTGRLVRRTYLGSSLTVALAAAVFLLTLDFWGPSYRFLHGPVHGIGFIVAVVAWSLLTLQDGVLTGLRSALWVPVGNLVFSTVKLALLVVFAASIPTAGVFVSWVAAIAMSVLPLGWLVFRRLVPRHVKATERTARPPSLREMGRFLAGDYTGSLFSLAVVYLVPVLVASQVSSADNAYFYITTTIGGTVNLLAINMGASLTVEGSHDPARLAENTRAALRRMARIMIPVCLFLFVCAPYILAVFGKGYADAATPLLRWFAVGAALRVVMEVYFAVLRAQSRTSGLAYMQGLLCVLVLGLTVLLLPRMGLTGAGVAEISSLTVIVSIASVKLYRVLKGRPAAPLTRAPADGLAPDGDLADLAVNGDLGDARAPGATAPPPEPGRAREAAAGGDGAVPHRPGWAQRALRDVDTMPLGLHVDFDHMERRPDVRPAPSWAQRDGDGAAEPAVPAKVFRAEPVPERVAEPQADGPPPDRSGPAPDTADAPSAPLKARLAAAVPRKARLAAAVPFGPRLAARLGGRPDIGIWALLGAALALFWLPLRGMGDADLDRMGGLGLISVLPAATLLGAVLLVLAFASALWLSRPRRVLLAAVLVLTVVALHALPAVLEAEPRFPTAWQHLGFLDYIDRTGSAVPDLDARWSWPGFFAAAQFVAEACGVTDYTEVLRWWPLTIQLLYLAPVCLLVKSVRAGWRAKWSAVWLFALCGWVGQDYFSPQGFTYLLYLVFAAILLVWFRDPRVLRGKRWPGEAEVAPAGRGQRVALLAVLGLLFLASVAGHQLTPFVMLGVLTFLVLVRRTSLYGLPLLFGVVVVVWVGYLAEPYWSGHFDELFGGVGGIGGNVSSSVAGRIGDGDGTHKLVLYARVALAGGVLALACWGVLRRRAAGFSERSLLVLTFVPFLAFGMQSYGGEMALRVFMFALPGACVLGALALFPRAAGTRRGLGPFAALLTGVVLITGFLVARWGNEPFERVRPGEVAAMDYVYGHDRPTVRLLWPTNDTVNDVTPAMPWGAKDMERVQYKPVLAPRDPVLTDSVVDALREAGPHSYFMVNRAQSESLRLGSGYAASWEQRLRTALDQRPELRRVMSNKDAALYELKQQQPWPVDEPAPGPVGPRITWTTWSVVGALAAGALIVLLAAREVVRVALPPSVRKLRWLQSSFWFTLPLLFVFLVALVQRFVTLS, from the coding sequence GTGTCTGACACGACCACCCGGACCGAGGAGCGTACGGACCGGAACCCGGCCGGCGGCGGGCGCAAGCGCCTGTTCGGCGGCCGGGGCCCGGGCGGCGGGGGCGGCGGGGGCGGCGGCAGCCCGCTGTTCCGCAACGCCTACGCGCTGATGCTGAACACCGGCATCTCCGGGCTCCTGGGCCTGGGGTTCTGGCTGGTCGCGGCCCGGTACTACACCGAGTCCGCGGTCGGCCAGGGTTCGGCGGCCATCGCCGCGATGAAGCTGCTGGCGGGGCTGACCTCGCTGACGCTGACCGGCGCGCTGGCCCGCTACATCCCCGTCGCGGGACGCACCACGGGGCGGCTGGTCCGGCGTACGTACCTGGGCAGTTCGCTGACCGTCGCGCTGGCCGCGGCGGTCTTCCTGCTGACCCTGGACTTCTGGGGGCCGTCGTACAGATTCCTGCACGGGCCCGTCCACGGGATCGGGTTCATCGTCGCCGTGGTCGCCTGGTCCCTGCTGACCCTCCAGGACGGGGTGCTGACCGGGCTGCGCAGCGCGCTGTGGGTGCCGGTCGGCAACCTGGTCTTCTCGACGGTCAAGCTGGCGCTGCTGGTGGTGTTCGCGGCGTCCATTCCGACGGCGGGCGTGTTCGTCTCGTGGGTCGCGGCCATCGCGATGTCCGTGCTGCCGCTGGGGTGGCTGGTCTTCCGGCGGCTGGTGCCCCGGCACGTGAAGGCCACCGAACGGACCGCCCGGCCGCCGTCGCTGCGCGAGATGGGCCGTTTCCTGGCCGGCGACTACACCGGCTCGCTGTTCTCGCTGGCCGTCGTCTACCTGGTGCCGGTGCTGGTCGCCTCGCAGGTCAGCTCGGCCGACAACGCGTACTTCTACATCACCACCACCATCGGCGGCACGGTCAACCTGCTGGCGATCAACATGGGCGCCTCGCTGACCGTGGAGGGCTCGCACGACCCGGCGCGGCTGGCCGAGAACACCCGGGCCGCGCTGCGCCGGATGGCCCGGATCATGATCCCGGTCTGTCTCTTCCTCTTCGTCTGCGCGCCGTACATCCTCGCCGTCTTCGGCAAGGGGTACGCGGACGCCGCCACGCCGCTGCTGCGCTGGTTCGCGGTGGGCGCCGCGCTGCGCGTGGTGATGGAGGTCTACTTCGCGGTGCTGCGGGCGCAGAGCCGTACGTCCGGACTGGCGTACATGCAGGGCCTGCTGTGCGTCCTGGTCCTGGGCCTGACGGTGCTGCTGCTGCCGCGGATGGGGCTGACCGGGGCGGGCGTCGCGGAGATCTCCAGCCTGACGGTGATCGTCTCGATCGCCTCCGTCAAGCTGTACCGCGTCCTCAAGGGCCGCCCCGCCGCCCCGCTGACGCGGGCTCCGGCGGACGGGCTCGCGCCCGACGGCGACCTGGCCGACCTGGCCGTCAACGGCGACCTCGGGGACGCGCGGGCGCCCGGCGCCACCGCCCCGCCGCCGGAGCCCGGCCGGGCGCGGGAGGCGGCGGCCGGCGGGGACGGGGCGGTGCCGCACCGGCCCGGCTGGGCGCAGCGGGCGCTGCGCGACGTGGACACGATGCCGCTCGGGCTGCACGTGGACTTCGACCACATGGAGCGCAGGCCGGACGTACGGCCCGCGCCGTCGTGGGCGCAGCGGGACGGCGACGGGGCCGCGGAACCGGCGGTCCCCGCGAAGGTGTTCCGGGCCGAGCCGGTGCCGGAGCGGGTCGCCGAACCGCAGGCGGACGGGCCCCCGCCGGACCGCTCCGGCCCCGCCCCGGACACCGCCGACGCCCCCTCGGCGCCCCTCAAGGCGCGGCTCGCGGCGGCCGTTCCTCGCAAGGCCCGGCTCGCGGCGGCCGTCCCCTTCGGGCCGCGGCTCGCCGCCCGGCTGGGCGGGCGCCCCGACATCGGCATCTGGGCGCTGCTGGGCGCCGCGCTCGCGCTCTTCTGGCTGCCGCTGCGCGGCATGGGCGACGCCGACCTGGACCGGATGGGCGGGCTCGGCCTGATCAGTGTGCTGCCCGCGGCGACGCTGCTGGGCGCCGTCCTGCTCGTGCTGGCCTTCGCGTCGGCGCTGTGGCTGTCCCGGCCGCGGCGCGTCCTGCTGGCGGCCGTCCTGGTCCTGACCGTGGTGGCCCTGCACGCGCTGCCCGCCGTCCTGGAGGCCGAACCGCGGTTCCCGACCGCCTGGCAGCACCTGGGATTCCTGGACTACATCGACCGGACCGGCTCCGCGGTGCCGGACCTGGACGCGCGCTGGAGCTGGCCGGGCTTCTTCGCGGCGGCCCAGTTCGTCGCCGAGGCGTGCGGCGTCACGGACTACACCGAGGTGCTGCGCTGGTGGCCGCTGACCATCCAGTTGCTGTACCTGGCCCCGGTGTGCCTGCTGGTGAAGTCCGTACGGGCGGGCTGGCGGGCGAAGTGGAGCGCGGTGTGGCTGTTCGCGCTGTGCGGCTGGGTCGGTCAGGACTACTTCTCGCCGCAGGGCTTCACGTACCTGCTCTATCTGGTCTTCGCCGCGATCCTGCTGGTGTGGTTCCGCGATCCGCGGGTGCTGCGCGGCAAGCGCTGGCCCGGCGAGGCGGAGGTCGCGCCGGCCGGGCGGGGGCAGCGGGTGGCGCTGCTGGCCGTGCTGGGCCTGCTGTTCCTGGCGTCCGTGGCGGGCCACCAGCTCACACCGTTCGTGATGCTCGGCGTGCTGACGTTCCTGGTCCTGGTCCGGCGTACGTCCCTGTACGGGCTGCCGCTGCTGTTCGGCGTGGTGGTCGTGGTGTGGGTCGGGTACCTCGCCGAACCGTACTGGTCCGGCCACTTCGACGAGCTGTTCGGCGGGGTGGGCGGCATCGGCGGAAACGTCTCGTCCTCGGTCGCCGGCCGGATCGGCGACGGCGACGGCACCCACAAGCTGGTGCTGTACGCGCGGGTGGCGCTGGCCGGCGGGGTGCTGGCACTGGCCTGCTGGGGCGTGCTGCGGCGACGCGCGGCGGGCTTCTCCGAACGCTCGCTGCTGGTGCTGACCTTCGTGCCGTTCCTCGCCTTCGGCATGCAGTCCTACGGCGGCGAGATGGCGCTGCGGGTGTTCATGTTCGCGCTGCCCGGCGCCTGCGTCCTCGGCGCGCTGGCGCTGTTCCCGCGCGCCGCGGGCACCCGCCGCGGCCTGGGCCCGTTCGCCGCGCTGCTGACGGGCGTGGTGCTGATCACCGGGTTCCTGGTGGCCCGCTGGGGCAACGAGCCGTTCGAGCGCGTCCGGCCGGGCGAGGTGGCCGCGATGGACTACGTCTACGGGCACGACCGGCCCACCGTACGGCTGCTGTGGCCGACCAACGACACGGTCAACGACGTCACCCCGGCCATGCCGTGGGGCGCGAAGGACATGGAACGGGTGCAGTACAAGCCCGTGCTCGCCCCGCGCGACCCGGTCCTGACCGACTCGGTCGTCGACGCGCTGCGCGAGGCCGGGCCGCACTCGTACTTCATGGTCAACCGCGCCCAGTCGGAGTCGCTGCGCCTGGGCTCGGGCTACGCGGCCAGCTGGGAGCAGCGGCTGCGCACGGCCCTGGACCAGCGCCCCGAGCTGCGCCGCGTCATGAGCAACAAGGACGCGGCGCTGTACGAGCTCAAGCAGCAGCAGCCCTGGCCGGTGGACGAGCCGGCCCCCGGGCCGGTCGGCCCGCGCATCACCTGGACGACGTGGTCGGTCGTCGGCGCGCTCGCGGCCGGAGCCCTGATCGTGCTGCTCGCGGCGCGCGAGGTGGTGCGGGTCGCGCTGCCGCCGAGCGTGCGCAAGCTCCGCTGGCTGCAGAGTTCGTTCTGGTTCACGCTGCCGCTGCTGTTCGTCTTCCTGGTGGCCCTCGTGCAGCGGTTCGTGACGCTGTCGTGA
- a CDS encoding glycosyltransferase family 2 protein encodes MSSFLRAAETDQKPLPVRTEGQYRPVSSHLAIAPPVSVVIPAMNEAENLPYVFKTLPEWIHEVVLVDGNSTDDTVAVARELRPDVKVVEQRGKGKGDALISGFAACTGDIIVMVDADGSADGAEIVSYVSALVGGADFAKGSRFANGGGTDDMTPVRKLGNRVLTTVVNAKFGARYTDLCYGYNAFWRHCLDQIALDCNGFEVETLMNIRVVKAGLKVQEIPSHEYNRIHGVSNLRAVRDGFRVLKVILRERSTRHKRPARPAVITGEAS; translated from the coding sequence ATGAGTTCATTCCTTCGCGCCGCGGAAACGGATCAGAAGCCGTTGCCGGTGCGCACCGAGGGGCAATACCGTCCCGTTTCCTCGCATCTGGCCATAGCTCCGCCGGTCAGCGTCGTGATACCCGCGATGAACGAGGCGGAGAATCTTCCGTATGTCTTCAAGACACTTCCGGAGTGGATACACGAAGTCGTCCTGGTGGACGGGAATTCCACCGACGACACGGTGGCGGTGGCCCGTGAACTGCGGCCGGACGTCAAGGTCGTCGAACAGCGCGGCAAGGGCAAAGGGGATGCCCTCATCAGCGGATTCGCGGCCTGCACGGGCGACATCATCGTGATGGTCGACGCGGACGGCTCGGCGGACGGCGCCGAGATCGTCAGCTATGTCTCCGCGCTGGTGGGGGGCGCGGACTTCGCCAAGGGCTCGCGGTTCGCCAACGGCGGCGGCACCGACGACATGACGCCGGTGCGCAAGCTGGGCAACCGGGTGCTGACCACCGTGGTCAACGCCAAGTTCGGCGCCCGCTACACGGACCTGTGCTACGGCTACAACGCCTTCTGGCGGCACTGCCTGGACCAGATCGCCCTGGACTGCAACGGGTTCGAGGTCGAGACGCTGATGAACATCCGCGTGGTCAAGGCCGGTCTGAAGGTCCAGGAGATCCCCAGCCACGAGTACAACCGCATCCACGGCGTGAGCAACCTGCGCGCCGTGCGGGACGGGTTCCGGGTGCTGAAGGTGATACTGCGCGAGCGCAGCACCCGCCACAAGCGTCCCGCCCGCCCGGCGGTGATCACGGGAGAGGCGTCTTGA
- a CDS encoding glycosyltransferase family 2 protein codes for MSVRVSVVICAYTEDRWGDILAAAASVHEQSLPAHETLLVVDHNPVLQERLSAHFASSGRGGPVRVLANAGPRGLSAGRNTGIAEATGEVIAFLDDDAVAERDWLLRFAERYADPRVLAVGGRTEPVWASGRRPSWFPEEFDWVVGCAYRGLFPGEDGPDGPHTVRVRNVLGGNASFRREAFEIAGGFATGIGRDAGKRPLGCEETELCIRLARAVPDAVLLVDDRAVIHHRVPEGRERFAYFRSRTYAEGLSKALVTRSVGARDGLSAERRYTTRVLPAGVARGLRDALLRRPGGAGRAAAIVAGVASTAYGYALGSVRARRDRRTVGGGFVVVPVPDGTDGTDSTDGTGGTVRRPAHPPGPAELPASAAPPADGGYPPSAHEGVVA; via the coding sequence TTGAGCGTCCGCGTCTCCGTGGTGATCTGCGCGTACACCGAGGACCGCTGGGGCGACATCCTCGCCGCGGCGGCCTCGGTGCACGAGCAGTCCCTGCCGGCACACGAGACGCTGCTCGTGGTCGACCACAATCCGGTGCTCCAGGAGCGGCTGAGCGCCCATTTCGCGTCATCCGGCCGCGGCGGCCCGGTGCGTGTCCTGGCCAACGCCGGGCCGCGCGGCCTGTCCGCCGGGCGCAACACCGGCATCGCCGAGGCCACCGGGGAGGTGATCGCCTTCCTGGACGACGACGCGGTGGCCGAACGCGACTGGCTGCTGCGCTTCGCCGAGCGCTACGCCGACCCGCGGGTGCTGGCGGTCGGCGGCCGGACCGAGCCGGTGTGGGCCTCGGGGCGCCGGCCGTCCTGGTTCCCCGAGGAGTTCGACTGGGTGGTGGGCTGTGCGTACCGGGGGCTGTTCCCCGGAGAGGACGGCCCCGACGGCCCGCACACGGTTCGCGTGCGCAACGTCCTGGGCGGCAACGCCTCCTTCCGGCGGGAGGCGTTCGAGATCGCCGGCGGGTTCGCCACCGGCATCGGCCGGGACGCCGGGAAGCGGCCGCTGGGCTGCGAGGAGACGGAGCTGTGCATCCGGCTGGCCCGCGCGGTGCCGGACGCGGTGCTGCTGGTCGACGACCGGGCGGTGATCCACCACCGGGTGCCGGAGGGCCGGGAGCGCTTCGCCTACTTCCGGTCCCGTACGTACGCGGAGGGCTTGTCCAAAGCGCTGGTGACGCGGAGCGTGGGCGCGCGGGACGGGCTGTCGGCGGAGCGCCGCTACACGACCCGCGTGCTTCCGGCAGGAGTGGCGCGCGGCCTGCGGGACGCGCTGCTGCGGCGGCCCGGCGGCGCCGGCCGGGCGGCGGCGATCGTGGCGGGGGTGGCCTCCACCGCGTACGGCTACGCGCTCGGCAGCGTACGGGCGCGCCGCGACCGGCGGACGGTGGGCGGCGGCTTCGTGGTGGTGCCCGTACCGGACGGGACGGACGGGACGGACAGTACAGACGGGACGGGCGGTACGGTCCGCAGACCCGCGCACCCGCCCGGACCGGCCGAGTTGCCGGCCTCCGCGGCTCCCCCGGCGGACGGCGGGTACCCGCCCTCGGCACACGAGGGGGTGGTGGCGTGA
- a CDS encoding GNAT family N-acetyltransferase, protein MDISVYRPGELSGTERAAWSTMQSQAHLLGTPQLANPFLAPEFALAVGRCRRGVRIAVIREDGEPAAFLPFQRSPLGVGRAIGLGVSDAQGLVHRPGFQWDSRELLHACGLSVLEFDHLVEGQKPFESAPMRSFASPVIDVDQGYAAYLAWLLENSPKFSRRTLSKERKLGRDVGPVRYVHDERDPAVLRRLLGWKSAQYRRTGRSDRFAHPWIVQLVDQLFHTRTASFAGLLSVLYAGDRPVAAHFGIRSERVLSCWFPAYDPAYAKFSPGLVLHLRMAEGAAARGLAYIDLGRGNKEYKDCLKTRELSVSEGWVSRPHPVALWQRAHRVPVRALRNTVVSRPELFAPADRLLKRMGRIRSGG, encoded by the coding sequence GTGGACATCAGCGTGTACCGCCCGGGTGAGCTCAGCGGCACCGAACGGGCGGCGTGGAGCACCATGCAGTCCCAGGCGCACCTGCTGGGCACGCCCCAGCTGGCGAATCCTTTTCTCGCACCCGAGTTCGCGCTCGCCGTCGGCCGCTGCCGGCGCGGGGTGCGGATCGCGGTGATCCGGGAGGACGGTGAACCGGCCGCCTTCCTGCCCTTCCAGCGCTCGCCGCTGGGCGTCGGGCGGGCGATCGGGCTGGGGGTGTCGGACGCCCAGGGGCTGGTGCACCGCCCCGGGTTCCAGTGGGACTCCCGCGAACTGCTCCACGCCTGCGGCCTGTCGGTGCTGGAGTTCGACCACCTGGTGGAGGGCCAGAAACCCTTCGAATCGGCGCCGATGCGCAGCTTCGCCTCCCCCGTCATCGACGTGGACCAGGGGTATGCGGCCTACCTGGCGTGGCTGCTCGAAAACTCGCCGAAGTTCTCCCGGCGGACCCTGTCCAAGGAGCGCAAGCTGGGGCGGGACGTCGGCCCGGTGCGGTACGTGCACGACGAGCGGGACCCGGCGGTGCTGCGCCGGCTGCTCGGCTGGAAGTCGGCGCAGTACCGCAGGACGGGACGGAGCGACCGCTTCGCCCACCCGTGGATCGTCCAGCTCGTCGACCAGCTCTTCCACACCCGCACCGCGTCCTTCGCCGGGCTGCTGTCGGTCCTCTACGCGGGCGACCGGCCGGTCGCCGCGCACTTCGGCATCCGTTCCGAGCGGGTGCTCTCCTGCTGGTTCCCGGCATACGACCCGGCGTACGCGAAGTTCTCGCCCGGCCTGGTGCTGCATCTGCGCATGGCGGAGGGAGCGGCGGCGCGCGGGCTGGCCTATATCGACCTGGGGCGCGGCAACAAGGAATACAAGGACTGTCTGAAGACCCGGGAACTTTCGGTGTCCGAAGGGTGGGTGTCCCGGCCTCACCCGGTCGCACTGTGGCAGCGCGCACACCGGGTACCGGTGCGCGCATTGCGCAACACGGTGGTGTCCCGGCCGGAATTGTTCGCACCAGCTGATCGACTTCTCAAACGGATGGGCCGAATCCGGTCGGGAGGTTGA
- a CDS encoding SGNH/GDSL hydrolase family protein: MRLSRCAAAASALLVTSALALSGASAAVSAPRIQATDYVALGDSYSSGVGAGSYDSSSGSCKRSTRSYPALWAASHTGTRFNFTACSGARTGDVLAKQLTPVNSGTDLVSITIGGNDAGFADTMTTCALQGESACLARIAKARAYIQQTLPGQLDQVYDAIDSRAPAAEVVVLGYPRFYKLGGSCSVGLSEKSRAAINAAADDINTVTAKRAADHGFTFGDVNTTFAGHELCSGAPWLHSVTFPVENSYHPTANGQSKGYLPVLNSAT; encoded by the coding sequence ATGAGACTGTCCCGATGCGCGGCGGCGGCGTCCGCGCTCCTCGTCACCTCGGCGCTCGCGCTCTCCGGCGCGAGCGCCGCCGTGTCCGCGCCGCGAATCCAGGCCACCGACTACGTGGCCCTCGGTGACTCCTACTCCTCGGGGGTCGGCGCGGGCAGCTACGACAGCAGCAGCGGCTCCTGCAAGCGCAGCACCAGGTCCTACCCGGCCCTGTGGGCCGCCTCGCACACCGGCACGAGGTTCAACTTCACCGCCTGCTCGGGCGCCCGCACGGGAGACGTGCTGGCCAAGCAGCTGACCCCGGTCAACTCCGGCACCGACCTGGTCAGCATCACCATCGGCGGCAACGACGCGGGCTTCGCCGACACCATGACCACCTGCGCCCTCCAGGGCGAGAGCGCGTGCCTGGCCCGGATCGCCAAGGCGCGCGCCTACATCCAGCAGACGCTGCCCGGCCAGCTCGACCAGGTCTACGACGCCATCGACAGCCGGGCCCCCGCCGCCGAGGTCGTCGTCCTGGGCTACCCGCGCTTCTACAAGCTGGGCGGCAGCTGTTCCGTCGGCCTCTCGGAGAAGTCCCGGGCGGCCATAAACGCCGCCGCGGACGACATCAACACCGTCACCGCCAAGCGCGCCGCCGACCACGGCTTCACCTTCGGCGACGTCAACACGACCTTCGCCGGGCACGAGCTGTGCTCCGGCGCCCCCTGGCTGCACAGCGTCACCTTCCCCGTGGAGAACTCCTACCACCCCACGGCCAACGGACAGTCCAAGGGTTACTTGCCCGTCCTGAACTCCGCCACCTGA
- a CDS encoding polysaccharide deacetylase family protein: MYHAVAHAPARAALDLSVTPEAFAEQMEVLDDGGYTPLTTAELAAAWRSGGPLPERPVLITFDDGYEGVHRYSLPALAAHGFAATLFVSTGWLRGPYDTGGGLDTMLDWDQTRRLAASGVEIGGHSHTHPQLDQLSDDRLWREITRCKQIVADELGAPPVSFAYPYGYSSRRVRRAVRGAGFRQSLAVGNALAGRCQGPYALARLTVRRSTGTEEFARMVAGRGVGLMFARDRAATKGYAAVRRTRQAVKAVGKVRGSRV, encoded by the coding sequence ATGTACCACGCGGTGGCCCACGCGCCCGCGCGGGCCGCACTCGACCTGTCCGTCACACCGGAGGCGTTCGCCGAGCAGATGGAGGTGCTGGACGACGGCGGATACACCCCGCTGACGACCGCCGAACTGGCGGCGGCGTGGCGAAGCGGCGGCCCGCTGCCCGAGCGGCCGGTGCTGATCACCTTCGACGACGGCTACGAGGGCGTGCACCGGTACTCCCTGCCCGCGCTGGCCGCACACGGCTTCGCGGCCACCCTCTTCGTCTCCACGGGCTGGCTGCGCGGCCCGTACGACACCGGGGGCGGCCTGGACACCATGCTCGACTGGGACCAGACCCGCCGACTGGCCGCCTCCGGCGTCGAGATCGGCGGGCACAGCCACACCCACCCGCAGCTGGACCAGCTCTCCGACGACCGTCTGTGGCGCGAGATCACACGCTGCAAGCAGATCGTCGCCGACGAACTGGGCGCGCCGCCGGTGTCGTTCGCGTACCCGTACGGCTACTCCAGCCGCCGGGTGCGGCGCGCGGTGCGCGGCGCGGGCTTCCGGCAGTCGCTGGCGGTGGGCAACGCCCTGGCGGGCCGCTGCCAGGGCCCGTACGCGCTCGCGCGGCTGACGGTACGGCGCAGCACCGGCACGGAGGAGTTCGCACGGATGGTGGCGGGCCGGGGCGTCGGGCTGATGTTCGCCCGGGACCGGGCGGCAACCAAGGGATACGCCGCGGTCCGCAGGACCCGTCAGGCGGTCAAGGCAGTGGGGAAGGTGCGCGGAAGCCGTGTCTGA